Proteins from a single region of Punica granatum isolate Tunisia-2019 chromosome 8, ASM765513v2, whole genome shotgun sequence:
- the LOC116187173 gene encoding peroxidase 43-like isoform X2 has product MALSLAKAARFGRELALVMGFATIIVAVGAAGGQLRVGFYSKSCPAAESIVQNVVKAAVAADRQNAAVLLRVHFHDCFVESNGPFYEVETGRRDGRVSSMSLAADMPDVHDSIQLLKSKFKRKGLSDKDLVLLSAAHTIGTTACFFVKERLYNFTSHGGSDPAINPRFLQTLKKTCAANGDVNVRLPLDPVTELKFDAQILRNIKNGFAVIASDARLHDDMNTKSAIDFYVRNNKSKNKSPFGPDFGSAMVKMGRTGVKTGSQGEIRHVCKSFN; this is encoded by the exons ATGGCTCTTTCTTTGGCCAAGGCGGCCCGTTTTGGCCGTGAATTGGCACTGGTTATGGGATTTGCCACCATCATCGTCGCGGTGGGAGCTGCAGGCGGACAGCTTCGAGTTGGGTTCTACTCAAAGAGCTGCCCCGCGGCCGAGTCTATTGTTCAGAATGTTGTCAAAGCAGCTGTTGCCGCTGATCGCCAAAATGCCGCCGTCCTCCTCAGGGTCCACTTCCATGACTGCTTCGTGGAg AGCAATGGGCCATTTTATGAGGTGGAGACGGGCCGGAGAGATGGCCGGGTATCTAGTATGTCCCTGGCAGCAGATATGCCGGATGTGCACGACTCGATCCAGCTACTCAAGTCGAAATTCAAGCGGAAGGGACTTTCGGATAAAGATCTAGTCCTCCTTTCCG CGGCACATACTATCGGTACGACTGCATGCTTCTTCGTGAAGGAGAGACTCTACAACTTCACTTCCCATGGCGGGTCTGACCCGGCCATCAACCCCAGGTTCCTGCAGACACTCAAAAAAACATGCGCGGCGAATGGAGACGTCAATGTGAGGCTCCCACTTGATCCGGTGACCGAATTAAAGTTCGATGCTCAGATCCTCCGCAACATAAAGAATGGCTTTGCTGTGATAGCTTCTGATGCCAGACTCCATGATGACATGAACACCAAGAGCGCAATCGACTTCTATGTCCGTAATAACAAATCTAAGAACAAGTCGCCCTTTGGGCCTGATTTCGGGTCTGCAATGGTGAAGATGGGCCGGACTGGTGTCAAGACGGGCTCGCAAGGTGAGATCAGGCATGTTTGCAAGTCGTTCAACTGA
- the LOC116187609 gene encoding uncharacterized protein LOC116187609, whose protein sequence is MSSTAAKPPLKPLSPQEWELLIDDFQHGRDASWTSQYSIPSILEQALSYLLKRDSPLSLKHSLILFMEEFSALIFQLSSLSQLMDTLRSIVQAPLDPPHYSYTLKEQMMVSTTSIFITIVDDPSSQLLPSLEGLVELLLVIINRPNHGPDRQTRGIACECLRELERAYPCLLSDLAGHLWSLCQSERTHASQSYILLFTQVVHNIAIHRVSTSILNTSIPLIPFNVPQWVLGLGLSREVSNCKELRRAMSFLLEWPHVFTPFGMMEFMGMVMPVAVALELQPSMLKVQFFGMIHSYDPLLCHVVLRLYLHFLDAFDGQEGEIARLLVSASNEAQSPLVFRLLALHWLLGIFNGLLTSDDDSKRKLILGMALSFYPNVFDPLALKALKLDLLALFSICLESSQREGENRLSMRNVFEKGLVSVSAFKWMPPWSTETAVAFRTFHKFLIDASSHSDADSTSKRMLTESAIFHSLQEMLVDLTLEFPRLVPVVVAFTNRFLGCQKHRCLGEGLLQTLDENLLPKVIVDHKLVAYFPLFDKIAESDTIPPRRLLELLTDLMVFIVKKHEPDAGLRAWSQGSKVLCICRTMMMHHQSSRLFVRLSRLLAFTCLYFPDLEVRDNARIYLRMLVCIPGKKLRELLNLGENLIGVAPSAQSGSFFNVQSPRRPHDPKRSRNVSAYVHLQRVIPLLVRQSWSLSVSTLCFGEGKPDYLLGVKDNEPKSDDGGIESSSGGQINSESERAHLPQEPLRVMDAKISQLLETLRRHFSCIPDFRHMLGIKVRIPCYLSFESEPFSRIWGRNAPDGNMDELEDLPAMYATVLNFSSSAPYGSIPSCRVPFLIGEPTEESTSSDKKVSSEIVPYDNGSHENDDSSRALVMIELEPREPTPGLVDVFLESNAENGQIIRGQLHGITVGIEDMFLKAIIPSDVLEEATPAYNSDLFTSLWEAFGSSSNFGREIFPLQGGKGAAVISGTQSVKLLEVPASSLIQSIERQLAPFVVSVIGEPLVDLIRDGGIIRDVVWKDVELDLPVDSTSLITGIGTSPLALKYIDEGDEIKGDFAGDMRTRMGCIHILIFLPPRFHLLLQMEVGDVSTLVRIRTDHWPCLAYIDDYLEALYLAH, encoded by the exons ATGTCCTCAACAGCGGCGAAGCCACCGTTGAAGCCCCTTTCTCCGCAGGAGTGGGAACTCCTCATTGACGACTTCCAGCATGGACGGGATGCATCGTGGACCTCTCAGTATTCTATCCCTTCCATCCTCGAGCAGGCTCTCTCCTACCTCCTTAAGAGGgactcccctctctctctcaagcaCTCCCTCATCCTCTTCATGGAGGAATTCTCCGCTCTCATCTTCCAGCTCTCTAGCTTGAGCCAACTTATGGATACCCTACGGTCCATAGTCCAGGCCCCTCTCGACCCCCCACACTACTCCTACACCCTCAAGGAGCAGATGATGGTCTCTACCACCTCCATCTTCATTACCATTGTCGATGATCCGAGCTCTCAACTCCTCCCATCTTTGGAGGGTCTGGTAGAATTGCTCTTGGTCATCATTAATCGGCCCAACCATGGCCCCGACCGCCAAACTAGAGGCATCGCTTGCGAGTGCTTGAGGGAGCTGGAGAGGGCTTACCCTTGCTTACTTTCCGACCTAGCTGGCCACCTATGGAGCTTGTGCCAGAGTGAGCGGACCCATGCTTCCCAGAGCTACATTCTGCTTTTCACTCAGGTAGTCCACAATATTGCAATTCATCGAGTGAGCACCTCTATCTTGAACACATCCATTCCTTTGATTCCCTTCAATGTCCCACAATGGGTTCTGGGTTTGGGCTTGAGCAGGGAGGTCTCAAACTGTAAGGAACTAAGGAGGGCGATGTCGTTTCTGCTCGAATGGCCCCACGTGTTTACCCCTTTCGGAATGATGGAGTTTATGGGCATGGTCATGCCTGTAGCCGTGGCCTTGGAGTTGCAGCCTTCAATGTTGAAGGTTCAGTTCTTTGGTATGATACATTCGTACGATCCCCTATTGTGTCATGTTGTGTTGAGGCTCTACTTGCATTTCCTTGATGCTTTTGATGGACAAGAGGGGGAAATTGCACGCCTGCTTGTCTCTGCTTCAAACGAAGCTCAGAGTCCGTTGGTGTTTCGCTTGCTTGCCCTTCATTGGCTGTTGGGAATCTTCAATGGACTGTTGACAAGTGATGATGATTCTAAAAGGAAGTTGATACTCGGAATGGCCTTGAGCTTCTATCCAAATGTCTTCGACCCACTGGCACTGAAAGCATTGAAGCTTGATCTTCTGGCCCTGTTCTCAATCTGTCTTGAAAGCTCTCAACGAGAGGGAGAAAATCGTCTGTCCATGCGTAATGTGTTTGAAAAAGGTCTTGTCTCTGTCTCTGCCTTCAAGTGGATGCCTCCATGGAGCACAGAAACTGCTGTAGCATTTCGGACATTCCATAAGTTCTTGATAGATGCATCATCCCATTCCGATGCTGACTCCACTAGTAAAAGGATGCTTACGGAGTCGGCAATTTTCCATTCGTTACAG GAGATGCTAGTGGATCTGACTCTGGAGTTTCCAAGACTAGTTCCAGTGGTTGTTGCATTTACTAATCGATTCTTGGGCTGTCAGAAGCATCGTTGCCTGGGGGAGGGATTACTTCAGACACTGGATGAGAATTTACTCCCAAAAGTTATAGTGGATCACAAGCTCGTTGCCTACTTCCctttatttgataaaattgCTGAGAGCGACACAATTCCTCCTCGTAGATTGTTAGAACTGCTCACAGATTTAATGGTTTTCATTGTCAAGAAACATGAGCCAGATGCTGGATTGAGAGCGTGGTCTCAAGGAAGCAAAGTCCTTTGTATTTGTCGAACTATGATGATGCACCACCAAAGTTCTCGACTGTTTGTCAGACTATCACGCCTCCTTGCATTCACTTGCCTATATTTCCCTGACTTGGAAGTTCGTGACAATGCTAG GATCTATCTGAGGATGCTGGTCTGTATACCAGGGAAGAAGCTGAGGGAGCTGCTCAACCTGGGAGAGAATTTGATTGGGGTTGCGCCCTCTGCACAATCAGGCTCTTTTTTCAATGTCCAGTCTCCTCGACGACCTCATGATCCAAAGAGATCTAGAAATGTCTCTGCTTATGTACACCTTCAGCGAGTGATTCCTCTACTTGTAAGGCAATCTTGGTCTCTATCTGTGTCTACTTTGTGTTTTGGGGAGGGGAAGCCCGACTATCTACTAGGTGTTAAGGATAATGAGCCCAAATCTGATGATGGAGGCATCGAGAGCAGTTCTGGCGGGCAAATAAATTCAGAAAGTGAAAGAGCTCACCTTCCGCAGGAGCCATTGCGTGTTATGGATGCTAAGATTTCCCAGTTATTGGAAACTCTAAGGAGGCATTTCTCATGCATCCCTGATTTCAGACACATGCTGGGGATTAAGGTTAGAATTCCATGTTATTTGAGTTTCGAGTCTGAGCCTTTCAGTCGCATATGGGGACGTAATGCTCCAGATGGCAATATGGATGAACTAGAAGATCTTCCAGCTATGTATGCCACTGTACTTAACTTTTCTTCCTCTGCCCCCTATGGCTCTATCCCATCATGTCGCGTACCTTTTCTTATTGGTGAGCCTACTGAAGAGAGCACTTCTTCTGATAAGAAAGTTTCATCAGAAATTGTTCCTTATGATAATGGTTCACATGAGAATGATGATAGCTCTAGAGCGCTTGTAATGATTGAGTTGGAGCCCCGGGAACCAACACCAGGACTGGTTGATGTCTTTCTAGAATCAAATGCGGAGAACGGCCAAATAATTCGTGGACAGCTTCACGGCATCACTGTTGGCATAGAAGATATGTTCCTCAAGGCTATTATCCCATCTGATGTCCTTGAAGAAGCCACTCCTGCTTATAACTCGGATCTGTTCACATCTCTCTGGGAAGCATTTGGCAGTTCGTCCAACTTTGGCCGTGAAATATTCCCTCTTCAAGGAGGAAAAGGGGCAGCTGTGATCAGCGGGACCCAATCAGTGAAGCTGCTTGAAGTGCCTGCATCCTCTCTCATCCAGTCGATAGAGCGCCAACTTGCCCCATTCGTTGTCAGCGTAATTGGTGAGCCGCTTGTAGATCTGATAAGGGATGGGGGAATCATTAGGGATGTTGTGTGGAAGGATGTGGAGTTGGATCTTCCTGTTGATTCTACTAGTTTAATTACTGGTATTGGTACCAGTCCTCTTGCTCTTAAGTACATCGATGAGGGAGATGAGATCAAGGGGGATTTTGCCGGTGACATGAGAACGAGAATGGGCTGCATCCatattctgatttttcttcctCCGAGGTTCCATCTCCTTTTACAAATGGAAGTAGGCGATGTCTCAACTTTAGTACGAATCAGAACTGATCACTGGCCATGCCTGGCTTATATAGATGATTATTTGGAAGCTCTATACCTGGCACATTAG
- the LOC116189276 gene encoding probable glucuronosyltransferase GUT1, with protein MEMGSPKNKPRTMLHHQAPCTRAHQVGALLLVAGTYFLTRLLDGFLASCPIADQTGPPGHLVRLTDGGSLFWPSSGYGAQLSLKVYVYEEDEIDGLRELMRGREGKITADACVKGQWGTQVKIHRMLLKSRFRTWRKEEADFFFVPSYVKCVRMMGGLNDKEINQTYVKILSQMPYFRLSGGRNHIFVFPSGAGAHLFRSWATYLNRSVILTPEGDRTDKRDASAFNTWKDIIIPGNVDDAMTRDGFSLVQPLPLSKRRYLANFLGRAQNKVGRLHLIELAKQFPDKLESPELKFSGPEKLGKKEYFEHLRNAKFCLAPRGESSWTLRFYESFFVECVPVLLSDQVELPFQNVIDYKQVSIKWPSTRIGPELLGYLESIPDDVIERMIDHGRRIRCLWVYTSESRSCSAMSGILWELQRKTRYFHQSTETFWLHNGSVVNRNLVEFSQWTPPMPLP; from the exons ATGGAAATGGGAAGCCCGAAGAACAAGCCGAGGACGATGCTGCACCACCAAGCTCCCTGCACCCGCGCCCACCAGGTCGGCGCCCTCCTCCTCGTCGCCGGCACCTACTTCCTCACCCGTCTCCTCGACGGCTTCCTCGCTTCCTGCCCAATCGCCGACCAGACCGGACCACCCGGTCACCTTGTCCGTCTCACCGACGGCGGATCCCTCTTCTGGCCCTCCTCGGGGTACGGGGCCCAGCTGTCCCTTAAAGTCTACGTCTACGAGGAGGACGAGATCGACGGCCTGAGGGAGCTGATGCGCGGCAGGGAGGGCAAGATCACCGCCGATGCCTGCGTCAAGGGCCAGTGGGGCACTCAG GTTAAAATACATAGGATGTTACTGAAATCGAGATTTCGGACATGGAGGAAAGAGGAGGCAGATTTCTTCTTTGTCCCATCTTATGTGAAGTGTGTTCGGATGATGGGAGGCCTAAATGATAAAGAGATCAATCAGACCTACGTGAAG ATTTTAAGTCAGATGCCTTATTTTAGGCTTTCAGGTGGCCGCAACCACATATTTGTCTTTCCAAG TGGTGCGGGAGCTCACTTGTTTAGGTCTTGGGCAACTTACCTGAACCGGTCCGTTATTCTCACTCCTGAG GGGGATCGAACAGACAAGCGAGATGCTAGTGCTTTCAATACTTGGAAGGATATCATCATTCCTGGCAATGTTGATGATGCAATGACCAGAGATGGGTTTTCATTGGTCCAGCCCTTGCCTCTATCAAAGAGAAGATATTTGGCTAACTTCTTAGGCCGTGCCCAGAACAAGGTTGGCCGTCTTCATCTGATCGAGCTCGCAAAGCAATTTCCTGATAAG TTGGAATCTCCAGAACTGAAGTTCAGCGGCCCTGAAAAACTGGGGAAGAAAGAATATTTTGAGCACTTGCGAAATGCCAAGTTCTGTCTTGCTCCTCGGGGAGAATCATCCTGGACCCTTCGCTTCTACGAGTCGTTCTTTGTG GAATGCGTCCCCGTACTTCTGTCAGATCAAGTAGAGTTACCCTTTCAGAATGTTATTGACTACAAACAAGTATCCATCAAGTGGCCATCTACTCGAATAGGTCCAGAACTATTGGGATACCTGGAGTCAATTCCAG ATGATGTTATAGAGAGGATGATAGATCATGGGCGGAGAATAAGGTGTTTGTGGGTCTACACTTCCGAGTCAAGGAGCTGCTCGGCTATGAGTGGAATCCTGTGGGAGCTTCAGAGGAAAACGAGGTACTTTCACCAGTCAACTGAGACATTTTGGCTGCACAATGGATCTGTTGTTAATCGTAACTTGGTTGAGTTCTCCCAATGGACGCCTCCCATGCCTTTACCTTAG
- the LOC116187173 gene encoding peroxidase 43-like isoform X1 gives MALSLAKAARFGRELALVMGFATIIVAVGAAGGQLRVGFYSKSCPAAESIVQNVVKAAVAADRQNAAVLLRVHFHDCFVEGCDASILVDNGPNSEMHAFGHQGVHGFEIIEEAKARLEQACPRVVSCADIVALAARDSVVLSNGPFYEVETGRRDGRVSSMSLAADMPDVHDSIQLLKSKFKRKGLSDKDLVLLSAAHTIGTTACFFVKERLYNFTSHGGSDPAINPRFLQTLKKTCAANGDVNVRLPLDPVTELKFDAQILRNIKNGFAVIASDARLHDDMNTKSAIDFYVRNNKSKNKSPFGPDFGSAMVKMGRTGVKTGSQGEIRHVCKSFN, from the exons ATGGCTCTTTCTTTGGCCAAGGCGGCCCGTTTTGGCCGTGAATTGGCACTGGTTATGGGATTTGCCACCATCATCGTCGCGGTGGGAGCTGCAGGCGGACAGCTTCGAGTTGGGTTCTACTCAAAGAGCTGCCCCGCGGCCGAGTCTATTGTTCAGAATGTTGTCAAAGCAGCTGTTGCCGCTGATCGCCAAAATGCCGCCGTCCTCCTCAGGGTCCACTTCCATGACTGCTTCGTGGAg GGATGCGATGCATCGATACTGGTCGACAATGGTCCTAACAGTGAAATGCATGCGTTCGGTCACCAAGGTGTCCAcggttttgaaattattgaggAGGCGAAAGCTCGACTGGAGCAAGCCTGCCCCAGGGTGGTCTCTTGTGCAGATATCGTGGCCTTAGCGGCAAGAGATTCTGTCGTATTG AGCAATGGGCCATTTTATGAGGTGGAGACGGGCCGGAGAGATGGCCGGGTATCTAGTATGTCCCTGGCAGCAGATATGCCGGATGTGCACGACTCGATCCAGCTACTCAAGTCGAAATTCAAGCGGAAGGGACTTTCGGATAAAGATCTAGTCCTCCTTTCCG CGGCACATACTATCGGTACGACTGCATGCTTCTTCGTGAAGGAGAGACTCTACAACTTCACTTCCCATGGCGGGTCTGACCCGGCCATCAACCCCAGGTTCCTGCAGACACTCAAAAAAACATGCGCGGCGAATGGAGACGTCAATGTGAGGCTCCCACTTGATCCGGTGACCGAATTAAAGTTCGATGCTCAGATCCTCCGCAACATAAAGAATGGCTTTGCTGTGATAGCTTCTGATGCCAGACTCCATGATGACATGAACACCAAGAGCGCAATCGACTTCTATGTCCGTAATAACAAATCTAAGAACAAGTCGCCCTTTGGGCCTGATTTCGGGTCTGCAATGGTGAAGATGGGCCGGACTGGTGTCAAGACGGGCTCGCAAGGTGAGATCAGGCATGTTTGCAAGTCGTTCAACTGA